From a region of the Triticum aestivum cultivar Chinese Spring chromosome 7D, IWGSC CS RefSeq v2.1, whole genome shotgun sequence genome:
- the LOC123165970 gene encoding protein DMP2 encodes MAAPAARSVGVAERALRGVADLIKLLPSGTVFMFQFLSPLVTNNGHCAAYNKVLSGALLALCGAFCAFSSFTDSYVGSDGRVYYGVVTRRGMRTFSTDPDAGAARDLSGYRLRAGDFVHAALSLIVFATLSLLDRDTVSCLYPALEAGERTMMAVLPPVVGGVASYAFMMFPNNRHGIGYQPTRATEDFEHKH; translated from the coding sequence ATGGCGGCACCGGCGGCGAGGAGCGTGGGGGTGGCGGAGCGGGCGCTGCGCGGGGTGGCGGATCTGATCAAGCTGCTGCCGAGCGGCACGGTGTTCATGTTCCAGTTCCTCAGCCCGCTCGTCACCAACAACGGCCACTGCGCCGCCTACAACAAGGTGCTCTCCGGCGCGCTCCTCGCGCTCTGCGGCGCCTTCTGCGCCTTCTCCTCCTTCACCGACAGCTACGTCGGCTCCGACGGCAGGGTCTACTACGGCGTCGTCACGCGCCGCGGGATGCGCACCTTCTCCACCGACCCGGACGCCGGCGCCGCCAGGGACCTGTCCGGGTACCGCCTCCGCGCCGGCGACTTCGTGCACGCCGCGCTCTCGCTCATCGTGTTCGCCACCCTCTCGCTGCTGGACAGGGACACCGTGTCCTGCCTCTACCCGGCGTTGGAGGCCGGCGAGAGGACCATGATGGCCGTGCTGCCGCCGGTCGTCGGCGGCGTCGCCAGCTACGCCTTCATGATGTTCCCCAACAACCGCCACGGCATCGGCTACCAGCCCACGCGCGCAACCGAGGACTTCGAGCACAAGCACTAG